DNA sequence from the Colletotrichum destructivum chromosome 9, complete sequence genome:
AAAAGGCGGCAAAAAAGGCGCCTAAGTAATAGTACAGGCCTAGCTGTACGCATTTAGTAATTAACAGCCTGATTTGCATCCAATGATTTCTCAGCCAGTTAAAAGACTGTTCGCAACACAATCTTGCAGTCCAGCTTGAGGTTGAGGAATACAAACGCCAGCTTATTGTTGTATGCGGCCTGAAAGCTTGGTTGTTGGCCAGCATGACATTGGCCTTCTGGAGCACGTCGTGGATCGAGGTCTCCGTCGGGAAATCGCCTCTACCAGGGCCGGCCCGTCACTTGTGCTGCTGTTCGACGTACCTGCGACCGAAAAACAGCTATGCTAGGCATCTGTGGTCCTAATGGCATCTTGCATTGCTGACGTTACCTTGCAGTTTGTCGGCTGGACCGCCATAGGCGTTGGCGGCCATACGTCGTCATGGGCCCGTTCCAGACTCGGGTTGAGGCTTAGTCCCCTCAGGTTCGTCTCCAACGAGGGATAGGGATATTTTGAGAGGTCGTATCAGAAACTTCGCTGACGGTATCATCGGGAGAATTCTCGTCTTGATCGGACGCTAGGCCTTCGGAGCAGCGCCTGCAGGTATCGTATCAGCCTTAAGGTAGACGCCACCTCTAATTGGCGGCGTCATGTTCACCCAGGGACTTTCATGTTTCCGGCCGATCCGAAAGGCCTTCAAGGTCTTTAGCGTGGCGGCGGGATGGTACCTTGTGCAATGTGATGTGTCAGCGTCTTGATTTAGTTTTGCGCCGGTAAGGTGGGAAGTATATCAATGCTatggcccccctccctccctcttggCCCATCGGAGGAATGGGAAGAACAAGCTTAACCAGACCTCTATATTCCACTTCTTTTCGCATTTCAACAACCCACTGAAATTGCAGGGGGAGAAATGATAATAGAGGGTTCAAGGTCATCAGgcgagaagaaaaaaaaaacaagaggGAAGTTGTGAATGGCTTGACTGACAGTTTGATTTCATTAGTAGCATCCCTCCCCAAATGGTGTTGGATTGCTGGCCGACCACCAGGTTGTCTCTCGATCCAACCATCAAGGCAAAGTACCATTttgtcgaggatgaggacgtGTCGTCCCTCGGCAATCATGTCCTGAACCTCTCCATGAGAGATGATTCTAGTGTCGTGATCTATGAATACGAGTTGGACTGACTTTCTGCGTTCTTGGAAAGGTGTCACGGCTTGGAAGGAAATTGTTCTGTTTgggttgtcgtcgatggaGTTGCGCGCGACGAAGAGGATTCCAAGAGATTGAAACCTCAGGTGAGTCTGAAGCTAGGATGAACAAAAGAAatagaaagagagagggataGGAGGTGGATTGAATGGCAACAGCATACTTGGAGGgcaaacacacacacgcgtTTCTGTCTatgctgtgctgtgctgtgccgTGCCGTACGAGGGAGATTGCGAGTCGATCCTCGAGGGAGGGCGAAGCAACCAAGACGGAAGAGAATGAGAGGAAAGTTGGCGTCGTATTGCTATCTCCTCGATACCACCGAGAATCAcgactcctcctcggtcaTGTCTCTGGGGAtagcagagagagagagagagtgtgtgtgtgtttggaCGACGTGGACGGGGTCGCCTTGGGTACCCACGTAGTCCATCTGTTACTTGTGAAGAAGAAGTGCACCTTGTAGATAGGCACGCATACATGCATAATATCTGAAATACCTTCCTAGCTATCTATGTACCAGGTGGAGGTAGGCCGGGCCAGGGCTACACACCAATCAAGTACCCAAAGAAGCGTCTCCCCCACTGTAAACAGCAAGAAAGATAAGAACCAGAGTTTGTAGGACTAACCATAGGACCCTAGAAACCTTAGGGAGAAATCATGGACGGTTGTGCTTCTTCAGTCTGgtggctgttgctgctggcgtTATCAAGAGGGACCGACTTGGCCACGTACCTTagctgctgttgctgccaCCATTACCATTGCGTCTTGCAAGCTTCGCCAGTGCCGGCTAGAGAAATTCTTCTGGATATACCCCCTTGGCCTCCTTATCTTGGGTCGGGATCTCTGGCGCTTAGATGTTCGGTGTTGCCTTGGTATGTTATTGCATGAGGTCTAATGCCGTGTAGGAGAGTTGACGCTGACGGAAGGGAGGAACTCTAGCAGACCGGCAGAAAATAATAGAGAGAGGGACAAGACGTAAGGAAAAGTATGCCGTCGTTGTTTTCCAAAGCCACGGATGGGGTAACCTTGGATAAAGCACTGTAGAAGTTGGGCTGGGTCGTGATGGCTACAAAAAGCGGTCCGTCTATCCCATCAGCCGCGGAGAAGCATCAATCCTCATATATGCAACGTTAAGCTCTTAACCCCTACCCACTCAAGCTTGTTGCTTTCTAGACTAGCCGTTGACTTTAAAAGAAAAACAAGGCCCCCCTTGTCCCAGAGCTAGTCCGTGTATCTGTGGCCCGGCGCTCATTCCGTTCGTTGCCTGTCGGTCGACATCACGAGGGATCCACTAGACCTgactcccccccccccgaatGATACCGATCCATGTTGAGTGGGTACATCGTAAGTCCCTTCTCGGGTCGAGCttgccatgccatgccattgGCGCTTTTTGACTATCAATTCGCAAGTACCTTGCTACGTAACGCGACTGTCGTTCTGACTGGTCACGTCCCTTTCAATTCCATATTTATCAGCGCTTTGGACGTGTACCCTGTCCGCTACCACAAACTTCTCAGGCCGACTTTCATATCGTGGTCAGGAGGCACGGCCGCCAGCGAGCCGCGGGTAATTCCCTGAAGACCGGTCCGACGGTAGCACGCCGTCCAACGTGGTCCTTTCCACGAAATCGATGTCGAACCTAGCCGCCAACATGGCTATCGACTTCATGATCTCCTGCTTGGCAAAGCGCCTCCCAGGACAGACAGAGACGCCGCCACCTGGATAGTTGGTAAGTTGGACAGGTTAGCGAGACAGGCAAGACGACAGGATCCATCATATTATCCGCCCAAGATTCGGACTGATGAAGATACATGTGTTGTGCCACCTACTGGACCATCCTCATCAGTGTTTATGTGCTGAAAGATCAAAGCCGCGGCTTGCGACTTCCCTCTGACACTTTGCAAATATGGCAGCCTTCCTTGACACTTCTCCAAGAGCATCGACGACCTTCTCGCTCCCTTCCACGAAACCGTATAGGGCATAGGGGATGCCCACATCGTTGCAGAACTCTTGTACCAACTTTTGCGCACGGCGGAGATTGTGTCGAGGGATGCGGGGGAAGAGACGATGAATCACTTGGAACTGCAAGCCTCCGTGGAAAAAGTCGAGCCATCTGGGACAGTCGATGTCCATCGTGGTCCGGAGCATTTTCTGGGGAAAGGATTCCTGCGGTCCGAGGTCGACGGTGCTCATGGCAAAGTGCGAAAGGGTGATCTGGACATGGAGGGGGAGTACGGTGACATGGCTGACAATGACGAACACCAACCGATCCATGTTGCTGGGAATCAACCTGTATACGATTCCGTAACCGTACCAGCACCAGAAGAAGACCTGACCAGCAATTTCGAGATGCCTGTGCCACCATGCTGGGCCCTTTCGAGGGGCCTGACCCATTAGCAGGTATTCCCATGAAAGACGATAAAGGTTGAAGCTAGGCGGCTAAGCGTCATTGACGGTGGTATTCTGGCCGAATACCAGGGTTGGGGTGCAGGGTTGCgcgcaagaaggggagggctggtccgtgcgtTTTGCCGATTGTTTTTTCAGCCGATTACCGTAGGGGGTTACCAAgacccgttccccccctccgcaaccctttgttcccctcacttactcactaacccttaaccccctccgcaacccttaccccatgcatgcacgcgcagtcgccgcaagacgcacggaccaggcatggtcagccaa
Encoded proteins:
- a CDS encoding Putative fatty acid desaturase domain-containing protein; the encoded protein is MGQAPRKGPAWWHRHLEIAGQVFFWCWYGYGIVYRLIPSNMDRLVFVIVSHVTVLPLHVQITLSHFAMSTVDLGPQESFPQKMLRTTMDIDCPRWLDFFHGGLQFQVIHRLFPRIPRHNLRRAQKLVQEFCNDVGIPYALYGFVEGSEKVVDALGEVSRKAAIFAKCQREVASRGFDLSAHKH